A single genomic interval of Pyrobaculum arsenaticum DSM 13514 harbors:
- a CDS encoding RtcB family protein, whose translation MRNIPINRVSDYIWEIPAGVKPCQKVPVRIYADSVLLEKMKTDMTLEQGINVGCLPGIYKWSIVLPDAHQGYGFPIGGVAAIDAEEGVISPGGIGYDINCGVRVLRTNLTEQEVRPKLKELVDTIFRLVPPGVGGTGHLRLSPGEFERVLAEGVEWAVQKGYGWAEDMEYIEERGSWKLADPSKVSEKAKARGRDQLGTLGSGNHFLEIQVVDKIYDEKVAKLFGIEREGQVVVMIHTGSRGFGHQVATDYLLIMERKMRQWGLNLPDRELAAAPLKDKVAEDYIKAMASAANFAWTNRHIIMHWVREAFKKVFGSIEKVGLEIVYDVAHNIAKLEEHVVDEKGTVKKVWVHRKGATRAFPPGRPEIPAKYREVGQPVLIPGSMGTASWILVGTHDSMRLTFGTAPHGAGRVLSREAAIRMYPPHKVQEEMSKRGIIVRSAETEVISEEAPWAYKDVDRVVEAAHQVGFARKVVRQRPIGVVKG comes from the coding sequence ATGCGTAACATTCCTATCAACAGGGTATCTGACTACATCTGGGAAATCCCAGCCGGAGTAAAGCCTTGTCAGAAGGTGCCCGTGAGGATCTACGCAGACTCCGTACTGCTGGAGAAAATGAAAACTGACATGACCCTAGAGCAGGGCATCAACGTCGGGTGTCTTCCCGGCATTTATAAGTGGTCAATTGTGCTCCCCGACGCGCACCAGGGCTACGGCTTTCCCATTGGAGGTGTCGCCGCCATTGACGCCGAGGAGGGCGTAATCAGCCCTGGGGGCATCGGCTACGACATCAACTGCGGTGTGAGGGTGCTTAGGACAAACCTCACGGAGCAGGAGGTTAGGCCAAAGCTTAAGGAGCTGGTGGACACGATCTTCCGCCTCGTGCCGCCCGGGGTTGGAGGAACCGGCCATCTGAGGCTATCGCCTGGCGAGTTCGAACGTGTTTTGGCGGAGGGGGTGGAGTGGGCGGTGCAGAAGGGCTACGGCTGGGCTGAGGACATGGAGTACATAGAGGAGAGGGGGTCTTGGAAGCTGGCCGACCCGTCTAAGGTCTCGGAGAAGGCCAAGGCGAGGGGGAGGGACCAGCTGGGCACCCTGGGGTCTGGCAATCACTTCTTGGAGATACAGGTGGTGGACAAGATATACGACGAGAAGGTGGCCAAGCTCTTCGGCATAGAGAGGGAAGGCCAGGTAGTGGTAATGATCCACACGGGGAGCAGAGGCTTCGGCCACCAGGTGGCGACGGACTACCTCTTGATCATGGAGAGGAAAATGAGGCAGTGGGGGCTAAACCTGCCAGATAGGGAGCTGGCTGCAGCGCCGCTTAAGGACAAGGTGGCGGAGGACTACATCAAGGCCATGGCATCTGCGGCTAACTTCGCCTGGACGAACCGCCACATCATCATGCACTGGGTGAGGGAGGCGTTTAAGAAGGTGTTCGGCTCTATTGAGAAAGTTGGTCTGGAGATAGTATACGACGTGGCTCACAACATCGCCAAGCTGGAGGAGCACGTCGTGGACGAGAAGGGCACTGTTAAGAAGGTGTGGGTCCACCGCAAGGGCGCCACTAGGGCCTTCCCGCCCGGCAGGCCGGAGATCCCGGCGAAGTACAGAGAGGTAGGCCAGCCGGTGCTGATCCCCGGCTCTATGGGCACAGCCTCGTGGATCCTCGTCGGCACTCACGATTCCATGAGGCTGACCTTCGGCACTGCGCCCCACGGCGCTGGGAGGGTGCTCAGCCGCGAAGCCGCCATTAGGATGTACCCGCCGCACAAGGTGCAGGAGGAGATGTCCAAGAGGGGGATAATAGTCAGGTCTGCTGAGACCGAGGTGATAAGCGAAGAGGCGCCTTGGGCCTACAAGGACGTGGACCGCGTAGTCGAAGCCGCCCACCAAGTAGGATTTGCTAGGAAAGTGGTCAGGCAGAGGCCTATAGGAGTAGTAAAGGGCTAA
- a CDS encoding HisA/HisF-related TIM barrel protein: MIIPSIDIEGGRAVKRVKGQRGIYIYMGDPVELAHKFRRAPLVHIVDLDGAEAGGPVNTAVIGEVSRILEGRCQLGGGLRSAEAVEAALYLCRYAVVGSLPFRNWPLFAQIAGKHRERLAVSLDYRAGKILIGGWREEAMSLDAAVELLSRAGPYAAVIVTAVEVEGTGGGVRAEVDVRTLRRLAPRVYYAGGVKNCHDVEQALRLGFDGVIVGYALYAGDLSQCIDW; the protein is encoded by the coding sequence ATGATCATCCCGTCTATAGACATAGAGGGCGGGAGGGCCGTCAAGAGGGTCAAGGGCCAGCGCGGCATCTATATATACATGGGAGACCCCGTCGAGCTGGCGCATAAGTTCCGCAGAGCCCCCTTAGTCCACATAGTAGACCTCGACGGTGCTGAGGCGGGGGGGCCCGTCAACACCGCCGTAATCGGCGAGGTATCCCGCATCCTGGAGGGCAGGTGCCAGCTGGGAGGAGGCCTGAGAAGCGCCGAGGCCGTAGAGGCGGCCCTCTACCTGTGCAGATATGCCGTGGTGGGCTCCCTTCCCTTCAGGAACTGGCCCCTCTTTGCCCAAATAGCCGGTAAGCATAGGGAGAGACTCGCAGTTTCTCTGGACTACAGAGCCGGCAAGATACTCATCGGCGGATGGCGGGAGGAGGCTATGTCTCTAGACGCCGCCGTTGAGCTACTTTCAAGGGCAGGCCCCTACGCAGCCGTGATAGTAACCGCCGTCGAGGTAGAGGGGACAGGCGGAGGCGTCAGGGCGGAGGTGGACGTGAGGACGCTGAGGAGGCTTGCGCCAAGGGTCTACTACGCCGGAGGCGTGAAGAACTGCCACGACGTTGAGCAAGCGCTCCGCCTCGGCTTCGACGGCGTCATAGTGGGGTACGCCCTTTACGCCGGGGATCTCAGCCAGTGCATCGATTGGTAA